Proteins from one Dama dama isolate Ldn47 chromosome 12, ASM3311817v1, whole genome shotgun sequence genomic window:
- the LOC133067271 gene encoding olfactory receptor 4F3/4F16/4F29-like: MDGANNSVVSEFLFLGLTNSWEIQLLLFVFSSTFFMASMMGNSLIILTVTCDPHLHSPMYFLLANLSFIDMGVSSVTSPKMIYDLFRKRKVISFSGCITQIFFIHVIGGVEVVLLIAMAFDRYVAICKPLHYLTIMSPRLCISFLVAAWMIGLIHSTVQLVFVVNLPFCGPNMLDSFYCDLPRLIKLACVDINQLESMVTANSGFISIGSFFILIISYIIIILTVQKHSSTGSSKALSTLSAHITVVVLFFGPLIFVYTWPSPSIHLDKFLAIFDAVLTPFLNPVIYTLRNQEMKVAMRRVCRQLVSYRKIS, from the coding sequence ATGGATGGAGCAAATAACTCTGTGGTATCAGAGTTTCTGTTCCTGGgactcaccaactcctgggaaaTACAACTTCTCCTCTTTGTGTTCTCCTCCACATTTTTCATGGCAAGCATGATGGGAAACTCCCTCATTATACTCACTGTGACTTGTGACCCTCACTTACACTCCCCCATGTACTTTCTCTTGGCCAACCTCTCCTTCATTGACATGGGTGTTTCTTCTGTCACTTCTCCCAAGATGATTTATGATCTTTTCAGAAAACGTAAAGTCATCTCCTTTAGTGGCTGCATCACTCAGATCTTTTTCATCCATGTCATCggtggtgtggaggtggtgctgcTCATCGCCATGGCCTTTGACAGGTACGTTGCCATATGTAAGCCTCTCCATTATCTGACCATCATGAGCCCACGACTATGCATCTCCTTTTTAGTGGCTGCCTGGATGATTGGCCTTATCCACTCCACAGTTCAACTGGTTTTTGTGGTAAACTTGCCCTTCTGTGGCCCTAATATGTTGGACAGCTTTTACTGTGACCTCCCTCGGTTGATCAAACTTGCCTGCGTAGACATAAACCAACTAGAGTCCATGGTCACAGCCAACAGTGGATTCATCTCTATTGGCTCCTTCTTCATTCTGATCATCTCCTATATCATCATCATTCTCACTGTTCAGAAACACTCTTCAACAGGTTCATCCAAGGCTCTGTCCACACTTTCTGCTCACATCACTGTAGTAGTCTTGTTCTTTGGTCCTTTGATATTTGTCTATACATGGCCATCTCCCTCCATCCACCTGGATAAATTTCTGGCCATCTTTGATGCAGTTCTCACTCCTTTCCTGAATCCAGTCATTTACACACTCAGGAATCAAGAAATGAAGGTTGCAATGAGGAGAGTATGCAGACAGTTAGTGAGTTATAGAAAGATTTCTTAA
- the LOC133067272 gene encoding olfactory receptor 4F15 yields the protein MDVMNQSIVSEFIFLGFITSWEIQLLLFVFAFLFYSASMMGNLVVVFTIALDSHLHSPMYFLLANLSVIDMVFCSIIVPKMICDIFKKHKSISLCGCITQIFFSHAAGGTEMVLLITMAFDRYVAICKPLHYLTIMSPRMCLHFLVTSWTIGLIHSLVQLAFVVDLPFCGPNVLDSFYCDLPRLLRLVCTNTQELEFMVTVNSGLISVGSFVLLVISYIFILFTVWKHTSRGLSKALSTLSAHITVVVLFFGPLMFFYTWPSPTSHLDKYLAIFDAFITPFLNPVIYTFRNKEMNMAMRRLCSRLVHYRNIS from the coding sequence ATGGATGTAATGAATCAATCCATAGTATCAGAGTTCATATTCCTGGGATTCATCACTTCCTGGGAGATCCAGCTCCTCCTTTTCGTCTTCGCCTTTTTGTTCTACTCTGCAAGCATGATGGGAAACCTTGTCGTTGTGTTCACTATAGCTTTGGATTCTCATCTGCACTCCCCCATGTATTTCCTCTTGGCTAACCTCTCAGTCATTGACATGGTATTTTGCTCAATCATAGTCCCTAAAATGATTTGTGATATTTTCAAGAAGCATAAATCCATCTCTTTATGTGGATGTATTACCCAGATCTTCTTTAGCCATGCTGCTGGGGGCACTGAGATGGTGCTGCTCATCACCATGGCCTTTGACAGATATGTGGCCATATGTAAGCCTCTCCACTACCTTACCATCATGAGTCCAAGAATGTGTCTACACTTTTTAGTCACTTCCTGGACCATTGGCCTTATACATTCATTGGTTCAATTGGCTTTTGTAGTAGATTTACCATTTTGTGGTCCTAATGTGTTAGATAGTTTTTACTGTGACCTTCCTCGGCTCCTCAGACTTGTCTGCACAAACACCCAAGAACTGGAGTTCATGGTAACTGTCAATAGTGGGCTCATTTCTGTGGGCTCCTTTGTCTTGCTGGTCATTTCCTACATCTTCATTCTGTTCACTGTTTGGAAACATACTTCTCGTGGGTTATCCAAGGCCCTTTCCACTTTGTCAGCTCATATTACTGTGGTGGTTTTGTTCTTTGGGCCactaatgtttttctacacctggCCTTCTCCCACATCACACTTAGATAAATATCTTGCTATTTTTGATGCATTTATCactccttttctgaatccagtcaTCTATACATTCAGGAACAAGGAGATGAACATGGCAATGAGGAGACTGTGCAGTCGTCTTGTGCATTATAGAAATATTTCCTGA